In Onychomys torridus unplaced genomic scaffold, mOncTor1.1, whole genome shotgun sequence, one genomic interval encodes:
- the LOC118575408 gene encoding olfactory receptor 5V1-like has translation MDVYNLTTVTQFILIGLSDLPEVRYPLFLAFVIIYQITLLGNGAILLAIVTERKLQTPMYYLLANLSLLDIFCPSATVPKMLKNLLTEDHSISFVGCALQLYFLVALAGTEIFLLAVMAYDRYVAICFPLRYSLIMTKVRCVQLLSGTWAAGFLNSFLHTMATFSLSFCRSNRVNQYYCDVPPVVALSCSSTYVAEMLVLVVGGIFGVGAFLITLISYIYIVSTILKIQSVEGKRKAFSTCASHLLVVFLFYGTMIFTYIRPSSSQHSPARDRVISMLYAVITPMLNPIIYSLRNTEVKGALRKVLHLRICSLKA, from the coding sequence atggatgtCTACAATCTTACCACAGTGACTCAGTTCATCCTCATAGGGCTCTCTGACCTCCCTGAGGTGCGTTACCCCCTCTTCTTGGCCTTTGTCATCATCTATCAGATCACTTTGCTGGGAAACGGGGCCATCCTCTTGGCCATAGTGACTGAGAGAAAGCTTCAAACTCCCATGTATTACCTGTTGGCAAATCTGTCCCTGCTAGACATATTCTGCCCATCAGCTACTGTTCCCAAGATGCTCAAGAATCTCTTGACTGAGGATCACAGCATTTCCTTTGTTGGGTGTGCCTTGCAGCTCTATTTCCTGGTGGCCCTAGCTGGGACTGAAATTTTCTTGCTGGCTGTGATGGCTTATGACCGGTATGTGGCCATCTGCTTCCCTCTGCGTTACTCTCTCATCATGACCAAGGTTCGCTGTGTGCAGCTGTTGTCTGGGACCTGGGCAGCTGGGTTTCTCAACTCCTTTCTCCACACAATGGCAACCTTTAGCCTGTCTTTCTGCAGGTCCAACCGAGTTAACCAGTACTACTGTGATGTCCCACCTGTGGTGGCCTTGTCCTGCTCATCCACCTATGTGGCAGAAATGCTTGTTTTAGTGGTAGGAGGTATTTTTGGTGTTGGTGCTTTTCTTATTACTTTGATTTCTTACATATACATTGTCTCCACCATCCTAAAGATCCAATCAGTGGAAGGGAAGCGCAAAGCTTtctccacatgtgcttctcatcTTCTTGTAGTCTTCTTGTTCTATGGCACAATGATATTCACCTATATCCGCCCCTCCTCCAGTCAACACTCTCCTGCTAGAGACAGAGTCATCTCAATGCTGTACGCAGTCATTACCCCTATGTTAAACCCTATTATCTACAGCCTGAGAAACACAGAAGTCAAAGGAGCACTCAGAAAAGTTTTGCATCTTAGGATATGTTCACTGAAAGCATGA